A single Lactuca sativa cultivar Salinas chromosome 8, Lsat_Salinas_v11, whole genome shotgun sequence DNA region contains:
- the LOC111896175 gene encoding uncharacterized protein LOC111896175: protein MGLGNDGKRTMNDQVLKVLEYVEKKELTNLLSQALQRKDQDIVEAVALVEYEIEKVEMSKNYAWNRRQNTDINNQHHYKVDIFTMVLDMKLHEFCDCFSEISIELLINMVALSPCYSFSEFDASKFVKLSMLYPKNFTKVEMRKLAQQLDFYYDVVKEDVHSNLNVNIDLSRVMMEIREHISYYLVYQLVKLSLVLSVATTTVENCFSAMKLEVAFEKLDRRYFLNDSLICAIEKEE, encoded by the exons ATGGGGTTGGGAAATGATGGGAAAAGGACGatgaatgaccag GTTCTAAAAGTCCTTGAATATGTTGAAAAGAAAG AGCTTACAAATTTGTTGTCTCAAGCTCTTCAAAGAAAAGATCAAGACATAGTTGAAGCGGTTGCATTGGTAGAG TATGAAATTGAAAAAGTAGAGATGTCGAAAAATTATGCATGGAACCGAAGACAAAATACCGACATCAATAATCAACATCATTATAAAGTTGATATCTTCACAATGGTTCTTGATATGAAACTTCATGAGTTTTGTGATTGTTTTAGCGAGATAAGCATCGAATTGCTTATAAATATGGTGGCTTTGAGTCCTTGTTACTCTTTTTCGGAATTTGACGCATCAAAGTTTGTGAAATTGAGTATGTTATATCCAAAGAATTTTACGAAGGTGGAAATGAGGAAACTTGCACAACAACTTGATTTTTATTATGATGTTGTGAAAGAAGATGTTCATTCTAATTTGAATGTAAACATCGATCTTTCTAGAGTCATGATGGAAATAAGAGAACACATTTCATATTACTTGGTATATCAGCTAGTAAAATTGTCATTAGTTTTGTCCGTTGCAACTACAacagtagaaaattgtttttcggCTATGAAGCTTGAAGTCGCATTTGAGAAACTAGATCGTCGATAttttttgaatgattctttgatttgTGCAATTGAAAAAGAAGAATAG
- the LOC111896174 gene encoding uncharacterized protein LOC111896174: MPEYAKFLKDLLTNRKKIWEVSRVVLNETCSSANVNMLPKKMGDSGSLTLPCQFKNLATSHALADSGASVNLMPYSFFKKLDLPEPIPIHMDIHLANKMVTFPRGICADLLVKIDKFVFPIDFIVLDMEEDEQVPIIIERPFLSTA; this comes from the coding sequence ATGCCAGAGtatgcaaagttccttaaggatCTCCTAACAAATCGAAAGAAGATATGGGAGGTGTCTAGAGTAGTACTAAATGAAACTTGCTCATCTGCTAATGTGAACATGCTACCAAAGAAGATGGGTGATTCAGGTAGTTTAACACTTCCATGCCAATTCAAGAATCTAGCCACAAGCCATGCTCTAGCCGATTCGGGAGCAAGTGTTAACTTGATGCCATATTCATTCTTCAAGAAACTTGACCTCCCAGAACCAATACCAATCCACATGGACATTCACTTAGCCAATAAAATGGTGACCTTTCCAAGAGGAATTTGTGCAGATTTATTAGTTAAAATTGACAAGTTTGTTTTTCCCATAGATTTCATTGTTCTAGACATGGAGGAAGACGAACAAGTACCAATTATTATTGAAAGGCCCTTTTTGAGCACTGCCTGA